Proteins encoded within one genomic window of Nitrospirota bacterium:
- the gatC gene encoding Asp-tRNA(Asn)/Glu-tRNA(Gln) amidotransferase subunit GatC, with the protein MNIEDVASLARLKLKDEEKGLFADQLHKVMGYIDTLNELDTGNVAPTSHVLPLKNVFRDDEVSASLPREKILENAPESRDGFFRVPKIIE; encoded by the coding sequence ATGAATATCGAAGACGTCGCTTCCCTTGCAAGGCTGAAGCTGAAGGATGAGGAAAAAGGACTTTTCGCAGATCAGCTGCATAAGGTGATGGGATATATCGACACGCTGAATGAACTGGATACAGGAAATGTAGCCCCGACATCGCATGTCCTGCCTTTGAAGAATGTCTTCAGAGACGATGAGGTCTCAGCTTCGCTTCCCAGGGAGAAGATATTGGAGAACGCGCCCGAAAGCCGGGATGGTTTTTTCAGGGTGCCGAAGATAATAGAGTAA
- a CDS encoding DNA primase, with amino-acid sequence MPSYDSSLEEIKSRIDIVDMISEYVSLKKAGHNWKGLCPFHAEKTPSFTVNPAKQIYRCFGCGNGGDIFTFVMQHEKIEFKEALRFLAKRAGVTLKMSSEDAGRSGEKETILKIQKLALTFFQQNLQKSPIASSYLEKRGITEEARKLFYLGYAPKSWDALKKYLEGKGFRPEIIVKSGLASKTAKGYFDMFRHRIIFPIFDLRGDVIAFGGRVMDDSEPKYLNSPETPVFNKSKALYGLNDAKKHIKEADRILLMEGYLDVIAAHMNGFTNAVAPLGTALTPEHGKLIKRFTDNVIIAFDSDQAGIKASRSAAETLFESGLDIKILSLPDKDDPDSFLKRNGKKAFGELLEKPLSVIDFLVRQKKEKRAIAREAIDTVSKISDNLLLDAYVKELSEKLGIKEVFIFEELQKMKNKAVRSPVRPDVKAGSGPARKPKPLDEAYIIKLLLQFPEKADMVFGSITEDDFKDTVTASILKKIRKGLRDFDKLMLQCDDNEKELLSEIMLKAEFDDPDKVLRDCVAGIKEKKRRFLIQELRERIRDAEMKKDIKLLRELQMRQDSLQKSGGS; translated from the coding sequence ATGCCTTCATACGACAGCAGCCTTGAGGAGATAAAAAGCAGGATCGATATCGTTGATATGATATCTGAATATGTATCTCTGAAGAAGGCCGGGCATAACTGGAAGGGGCTCTGCCCTTTCCATGCCGAAAAAACCCCCTCTTTTACAGTCAACCCTGCCAAGCAGATATATCGTTGTTTCGGATGCGGCAACGGAGGCGATATCTTCACCTTTGTAATGCAGCACGAGAAGATCGAATTCAAGGAAGCGCTCAGGTTCCTTGCGAAAAGAGCCGGGGTTACCCTTAAGATGTCAAGTGAGGATGCCGGAAGGTCAGGGGAAAAAGAGACGATCCTGAAGATCCAGAAACTTGCGCTCACTTTCTTTCAGCAGAATCTCCAGAAGAGTCCTATCGCGTCTTCATACCTTGAAAAAAGAGGCATCACCGAGGAAGCACGCAAGCTCTTTTATCTCGGCTATGCGCCGAAGTCATGGGATGCTCTAAAGAAATATCTCGAGGGCAAGGGCTTCAGGCCTGAGATTATAGTGAAGTCAGGCCTGGCAAGCAAGACCGCCAAGGGGTATTTTGATATGTTCAGGCACAGGATCATATTCCCGATATTTGACCTCAGGGGCGATGTCATCGCATTCGGCGGAAGGGTGATGGATGATTCCGAGCCAAAATATCTTAACTCGCCTGAGACGCCTGTCTTCAACAAAAGCAAAGCGCTTTACGGTCTGAACGACGCAAAAAAACATATTAAAGAAGCTGACCGTATCTTGTTAATGGAGGGATACCTCGATGTCATAGCCGCGCATATGAACGGCTTCACAAACGCGGTTGCGCCTCTCGGGACCGCGCTCACACCGGAGCACGGCAAGCTGATCAAGAGGTTCACTGATAATGTCATAATTGCCTTTGACAGCGATCAGGCAGGCATTAAGGCTTCAAGAAGCGCGGCTGAAACCCTCTTTGAATCCGGTCTTGATATAAAGATTTTGTCTCTGCCTGATAAGGATGACCCTGACAGTTTCTTAAAGAGGAATGGAAAAAAAGCCTTTGGTGAGCTTCTTGAGAAGCCTTTATCAGTAATAGATTTTCTGGTCAGGCAGAAGAAGGAAAAGCGCGCAATAGCACGCGAGGCCATTGATACCGTCTCTAAAATATCAGACAACCTTCTTCTTGACGCTTATGTCAAAGAGTTATCGGAAAAGCTCGGCATAAAAGAGGTCTTCATCTTTGAGGAGCTGCAGAAGATGAAGAATAAAGCTGTGCGTTCTCCGGTGCGTCCTGATGTGAAGGCCGGGAGCGGGCCGGCCAGAAAGCCCAAACCTCTGGATGAAGCCTATATAATTAAACTGCTGCTTCAGTTCCCTGAAAAAGCTGATATGGTATTCGGCAGTATTACGGAAGATGATTTCAAAGATACAGTTACAGCTTCTATACTGAAGAAGATAAGAAAAGGCCTTAGGGATTTTGACAAGCTGATGCTACAATGTGATGATAATGAGAAAGAATTACTGAGTGAGATCATGCTTAAGGCTGAGTTTGATGACCCTGACAAAGTGCTGAGAGACTGTGTCGCCGGGATCAAAGAAAAGAAGCGCAGGTTCCTGATCCAGGAGCTGAGGGAAAGAATAAGGGATGCTGAGATGAAAAAAGACATTAAGCTTCTGAGAGAACTTCAGATGAGGCAGGACAGCCTGCAGAAATCAGGAGGCAGCTGA
- a CDS encoding UvrD-helicase domain-containing protein, producing the protein MAKHVLLEDLNPQQQQAVSHKSGPMLVLAGAGSGKTRVITRRFAYLTSVHKVSPSSILAMTFTNKAANEMKERIEALTGKSAKGLWIGTFHSLSSRILRKEIDKLGYGRDFCIYDDGDTCSLIRTILKEYKMHEALYKGIASRISSLKAALVTSEALLANEDSFGFDEKLAKVYVRYQDDLKKNNALDFDDLIMCAVKLFEKHPEVLKKYQEEFEHMMIDEFQDTNLSQYRFARLLASKHKNICVVGDDDQSIYKFRGAEVGNILDFEKDFLKAKVIRLEQNYRSTQNILDAAGSLIAQNDLRKAKKLWTDRGKGEKISYCIANNEQEEAGYIAQTVKELYLKGSYTYSDITVLYRLNQQAKVLEDSMRSNGIPYQVVGSISFYKRKEVKDIISYLKVINNPNDSISLKRIINSPPRGIGKTTLTRLNNEAVKKEKSLYGIMKHVSRGNGYSSAFKDKVKGFISVIDGLIDNKDMELSKLVYLVFENTGYLEWAGEEKAKNLMEIVSSAEGSSLEEFLDNASLFSAQDEALKKDSVSLMTIHTVKGLESPVVFIAGVEDGLMPHFYSIKKDDEIQEERRLFYVGMTRARDMLFLSGAKRRRLYASIQDQQPSRFLSEIPADCCCYIEKRPRTGALSKSHSIPVRPRSTSPFVSGVRVRHPKWGEGVVRDCYGETNDFKVMVNFPSVGIKRLSLKFANLERV; encoded by the coding sequence ATGGCTAAACATGTTTTACTGGAGGATCTTAATCCTCAGCAACAGCAGGCCGTCTCTCATAAAAGCGGGCCCATGCTCGTACTGGCCGGGGCCGGCAGCGGAAAGACAAGGGTAATTACCCGCAGATTCGCCTATCTTACCAGCGTTCATAAGGTCTCCCCCTCATCCATTCTTGCCATGACCTTTACCAACAAGGCTGCCAATGAGATGAAGGAGAGGATCGAGGCGCTCACGGGAAAGAGCGCAAAGGGCCTTTGGATAGGAACCTTTCATTCGCTTTCCAGCAGGATCTTAAGGAAAGAGATCGACAAGCTGGGATACGGCAGGGACTTCTGCATATATGATGACGGCGATACATGCAGCCTCATCCGGACTATCCTGAAAGAGTATAAGATGCATGAGGCCCTGTATAAGGGAATCGCATCGAGGATATCTTCGCTCAAGGCTGCGCTTGTAACTTCCGAAGCCCTTCTTGCCAATGAGGACAGTTTCGGCTTTGATGAAAAACTTGCCAAGGTATATGTCAGGTACCAGGATGACCTGAAAAAGAATAACGCCCTGGACTTTGATGACCTTATCATGTGCGCTGTGAAGCTCTTTGAAAAGCACCCTGAAGTTCTGAAGAAGTATCAGGAAGAGTTTGAGCATATGATGATAGATGAGTTTCAGGACACGAATCTGTCGCAATACAGGTTTGCCAGGCTTCTGGCATCAAAACACAAGAATATCTGTGTTGTCGGCGACGATGACCAGAGCATATATAAGTTCAGGGGCGCAGAGGTCGGGAATATTCTTGACTTTGAAAAGGACTTCTTAAAGGCCAAGGTGATAAGGCTGGAGCAGAATTACAGGTCGACGCAGAACATTCTTGACGCGGCAGGCAGCCTGATAGCGCAGAACGACCTGAGAAAGGCAAAAAAACTCTGGACGGACAGAGGCAAGGGAGAGAAGATATCTTACTGCATCGCCAACAATGAACAGGAAGAAGCAGGTTATATCGCCCAGACCGTAAAAGAACTCTACCTTAAGGGCAGCTACACTTACAGCGACATAACAGTGCTATACAGGCTCAACCAGCAGGCAAAGGTGCTTGAGGATTCGATGAGGAGCAACGGCATTCCTTATCAGGTGGTCGGCTCCATAAGTTTTTACAAGAGGAAAGAGGTCAAGGATATTATCTCTTATCTCAAGGTGATCAATAACCCGAATGATTCGATAAGCCTGAAGCGTATAATCAACTCTCCACCGAGAGGCATCGGCAAGACAACGCTTACAAGGCTGAACAATGAAGCGGTAAAGAAGGAGAAGAGCCTTTACGGGATCATGAAGCATGTCTCCAGGGGCAACGGATACTCTTCAGCATTCAAGGATAAGGTGAAGGGTTTCATATCTGTAATTGACGGGCTCATAGACAATAAAGATATGGAGCTTTCCAAGCTTGTCTATCTTGTATTTGAAAATACCGGTTATCTGGAGTGGGCCGGGGAGGAGAAGGCCAAGAACCTTATGGAGATAGTAAGCTCTGCCGAGGGCAGCAGCCTGGAGGAGTTTCTGGATAACGCATCACTCTTCAGCGCGCAGGACGAAGCCCTGAAGAAAGACTCGGTCTCTTTAATGACGATACATACTGTCAAAGGCCTTGAATCGCCTGTTGTCTTTATTGCCGGAGTGGAGGACGGGCTTATGCCGCACTTTTACTCTATCAAGAAAGATGATGAGATACAGGAAGAGCGCAGGCTCTTTTATGTAGGCATGACAAGGGCGCGCGATATGCTTTTCCTTTCAGGCGCAAAAAGGAGAAGGCTGTATGCCTCGATCCAGGATCAGCAGCCTTCAAGGTTTCTCAGTGAGATACCTGCTGACTGCTGCTGTTATATAGAGAAAAGGCCCAGGACAGGAGCGCTCAGCAAGAGCCACAGCATTCCTGTCAGGCCCCGAAGCACATCTCCTTTTGTTTCAGGCGTCAGAGTGCGCCATCCAAAATGGGGCGAGGGCGTTGTCAGGGACTGTTACGGCGAGACGAATGATTTTAAGGTCATGGTCAACTTCCCTTCTGTCGGCATAAAGAGGCTCTCGCTGAAGTTCGCGAATCTGGAGAGGGTTTAG
- a CDS encoding NGG1p interacting factor NIF3, with the protein MKLRNIYETIIDRGMEADPRGRKTVQKSLDKANKRYKEMKEAEKKYFDKESLTNPYADTRILYGTGKEEIKTALVGIDIGTGEMLLADRLTSKGEKVDLVISHHPGGRAYAGLYEVMGMQADIFHKFGVPINVAEGLLEGRVKEVERRISPANHTQAVDAARLLDIPMMSAHTPADNHVVTYLQKMIDSKKPETVGEVLDLLLEIPEYQESAKINAGPKLFTGHKNRSAGKIFVDMTGGTGGPKEIYEKLAVSGVGTVVGMHIGDDHRKLAEDHNINVVIAGHISSDNLGMNLLFDEIQKQGSLRIIECSGFRRFSRLKKK; encoded by the coding sequence ATGAAGCTTAGAAATATATACGAGACGATAATAGACAGGGGTATGGAGGCTGACCCGCGCGGCAGAAAGACGGTACAGAAGTCTCTCGACAAAGCTAACAAGCGTTATAAAGAGATGAAAGAGGCTGAAAAGAAGTATTTTGATAAAGAGAGCCTGACAAACCCTTACGCCGACACCAGGATACTTTACGGCACAGGAAAGGAAGAGATAAAGACAGCCCTTGTAGGCATAGATATAGGGACAGGCGAGATGCTTCTTGCTGACAGGCTTACATCCAAAGGTGAGAAGGTTGACCTTGTCATCTCCCATCATCCCGGAGGCAGGGCGTATGCCGGCCTCTATGAGGTAATGGGGATGCAGGCGGATATATTCCACAAGTTCGGCGTGCCGATCAATGTCGCCGAGGGCCTTTTGGAAGGCAGGGTAAAAGAGGTCGAGAGAAGGATATCTCCGGCAAACCACACACAGGCTGTAGATGCCGCCAGGCTGCTTGATATACCGATGATGTCTGCGCATACACCGGCTGACAACCATGTGGTCACCTATCTTCAGAAGATGATTGACAGTAAAAAACCTGAGACGGTCGGCGAGGTGCTGGACCTGCTTCTTGAGATACCGGAATATCAGGAGTCCGCGAAGATCAACGCAGGGCCCAAGCTCTTTACCGGGCACAAGAACAGGAGCGCGGGAAAGATATTTGTTGATATGACAGGCGGGACAGGCGGGCCGAAGGAGATATATGAAAAGCTTGCAGTCTCAGGCGTAGGAACGGTTGTCGGGATGCATATAGGAGATGACCACCGTAAACTTGCAGAAGACCACAATATAAATGTTGTGATTGCCGGCCACATATCAAGCGACAATCTCGGCATGAACCTTCTGTTCGACGAGATACAGAAGCAGGGCAGTCTCAGGATAATCGAATGTTCAGGATTCAGAAGATTCAGCAGGCTCAAGAAAAAATAA
- a CDS encoding GatB/YqeY domain-containing protein: protein MALSDQISSDLNAALKANDKTRLSILRMVKSAIKNREIDKGHVVLTDDEAMAILNSFVKKGKESVEQFAKAGREELAEKERQELEIVQSYLPEQLSEDRIKEMAVEAVKETGAAGAKDFGNVMKAMMVKTKGKADGKVVSALVKKLLEEA from the coding sequence ATGGCTCTTTCCGATCAAATATCATCTGACCTCAATGCTGCCTTAAAAGCAAACGACAAGACAAGATTATCGATTTTGCGTATGGTAAAATCCGCCATCAAGAACAGGGAGATCGATAAAGGGCATGTAGTGTTAACTGACGATGAGGCCATGGCGATCCTCAATTCCTTTGTGAAAAAGGGGAAAGAGTCGGTTGAACAGTTTGCAAAGGCCGGGCGTGAAGAGCTTGCTGAAAAAGAGAGACAAGAGCTTGAGATAGTTCAGTCATACCTGCCGGAACAGCTTTCAGAGGACCGGATAAAAGAGATGGCCGTTGAGGCTGTCAAAGAGACAGGTGCGGCAGGGGCTAAAGACTTTGGTAATGTGATGAAGGCGATGATGGTAAAGACAAAGGGAAAGGCTGACGGAAAGGTTGTCAGCGCATTAGTTAAAAAACTTCTTGAGGAGGCGTAG
- a CDS encoding aspartate 1-decarboxylase — protein MFRCMLRAKIHNATVTEANIKYEGSLTIDQSLLAETGIIPYEQVRISNLNNGERFETYVIPAPSGSGVVCLNGPTARKGEVGDKIIIFSYEYFNEEEIKSFKPKIILLDENNRIKG, from the coding sequence ATGTTCAGATGTATGCTCCGGGCCAAGATCCATAATGCGACCGTTACAGAGGCGAATATTAAATACGAAGGCAGCCTGACCATAGACCAGTCGCTGCTTGCCGAGACCGGCATAATTCCGTATGAACAGGTCAGGATCAGCAACCTCAATAATGGCGAGAGGTTCGAGACCTATGTTATTCCCGCGCCGAGCGGTTCAGGCGTGGTATGCCTTAACGGCCCGACCGCCAGAAAAGGCGAGGTGGGCGACAAGATCATTATCTTTTCATATGAGTATTTCAATGAAGAGGAGATAAAGAGCTTCAAGCCAAAGATCATTCTGCTTGATGAAAACAACAGGATAAAAGGATAG